The following coding sequences are from one bacterium SCSIO 12741 window:
- a CDS encoding histidine kinase, translated as MDYELIKGWIPIRSLRWVLFGLIPALLFSINTNAQGKLEELEKELVELTSDSARMIKMKELVKHYRKRNPDRHKELSTEGLALAEQKNDTLLQVVFNREMGMYFKYKTQPDSALAYLHKALGLASKLTNRLPYQGTLIEIADVQKKRGNYDEAAKAYFETIKYFEENKMSDGLVSCYLGLASIYEIQKDYQNALDVTRKCLKSCGQLGKREIPCNSVVYTNLTAFFTALNQPDSALFYGLKARDMKERMGDQVGLLYIYHNLYRIYADREDIDQAQFYLNQEITIARSINNTEGMIRAYHGLGEVFLARSQFDSARIALDSAAAWVSATGNPFQQKDNLRHLATLYEKTGNHEQALLYLKQFSQVKDSLYNQSKQEIIGELETRYGTEKLKQEKLLEAEKATQNRNLLIGSVIIFSLLLILAGIIVYQIQQRRKVELVTVQLRETENKLKLERQVNQAELTALRAQMNPHFLFNAFNSIQEFIILNQKELASDYLGQFADLMRLYLDHSREKTITLEDEVKAAELYLTLEKVRFEDTLNYSLTVDPNIDPSAIRIPPMLIQPYLENAIKHGLLHKKENRKLNLSFTQQGEQLRCLIQDNGIGRKAAEEINQKRNKTHRSFATSANQNRIDLMNQSRKKPITVNITDGENGEGTQVELIIPL; from the coding sequence ATGGACTATGAGCTTATAAAAGGATGGATCCCGATCCGGTCACTCAGGTGGGTCTTATTTGGATTGATTCCCGCCCTCCTATTCTCCATTAACACTAACGCCCAAGGGAAGCTGGAGGAATTGGAAAAAGAACTTGTCGAACTTACTTCGGATAGTGCACGAATGATCAAAATGAAGGAGTTGGTGAAGCACTACCGTAAACGAAATCCGGATCGGCACAAGGAACTCTCGACCGAAGGCCTGGCGCTGGCTGAGCAGAAAAATGACACCTTACTACAGGTCGTTTTTAACCGCGAAATGGGTATGTATTTCAAGTACAAAACACAGCCCGACTCAGCACTTGCCTACCTGCATAAAGCCTTGGGGCTGGCCTCCAAATTGACGAATCGGTTACCCTACCAGGGTACCTTGATTGAGATTGCCGATGTTCAGAAAAAGCGAGGGAATTACGACGAAGCGGCCAAGGCGTATTTTGAAACGATTAAGTACTTTGAAGAAAACAAAATGTCTGATGGACTGGTGTCCTGTTACCTCGGGCTGGCGAGCATTTACGAGATTCAAAAAGATTACCAAAACGCACTTGATGTAACGCGAAAATGCCTAAAATCCTGTGGGCAACTTGGCAAACGGGAAATTCCGTGTAACAGCGTAGTTTATACCAACCTTACCGCTTTCTTCACGGCCCTCAACCAACCCGATAGTGCGCTTTTTTATGGATTGAAAGCCCGAGACATGAAGGAGCGTATGGGCGACCAAGTAGGATTACTCTATATCTACCATAACCTTTACCGAATTTATGCCGATCGAGAGGATATCGACCAAGCTCAGTTCTACCTGAATCAAGAAATCACAATCGCCCGATCGATTAACAACACCGAGGGAATGATTCGTGCCTACCACGGCCTTGGAGAAGTGTTTCTTGCCCGGTCCCAATTTGACAGCGCCCGGATCGCCCTGGATTCAGCGGCGGCTTGGGTTTCAGCAACAGGTAATCCATTTCAACAAAAAGACAACCTAAGGCACTTGGCCACGCTCTATGAAAAAACGGGTAATCATGAGCAAGCCCTGCTCTACCTCAAGCAGTTTTCTCAAGTAAAAGACAGCCTGTATAACCAAAGCAAACAAGAAATTATTGGAGAGCTGGAAACCCGCTATGGCACAGAAAAGCTCAAACAAGAAAAACTACTGGAAGCTGAAAAAGCGACCCAAAACAGAAACTTGCTCATAGGATCGGTCATCATCTTTTCCCTCCTGCTGATTTTGGCAGGAATCATTGTGTACCAAATCCAACAACGGCGTAAAGTAGAACTGGTTACTGTGCAATTGCGAGAGACGGAAAACAAACTCAAATTGGAGCGCCAGGTCAACCAAGCCGAACTCACCGCGCTACGAGCCCAGATGAATCCTCACTTTTTGTTTAATGCCTTTAATTCTATCCAGGAGTTTATTATCCTCAATCAAAAGGAGTTGGCCAGTGACTACCTGGGCCAATTTGCGGATCTCATGCGACTCTATCTGGATCACAGTCGGGAAAAAACCATCACCCTGGAAGATGAAGTAAAGGCGGCAGAATTATACCTGACTCTGGAGAAGGTGCGATTTGAAGACACCTTAAATTATAGCCTTACTGTGGATCCCAACATCGACCCATCGGCTATTCGAATTCCGCCTATGTTGATTCAACCCTACCTGGAAAATGCCATTAAACATGGGCTACTCCACAAAAAAGAAAACCGGAAGCTCAATCTTTCCTTTACTCAGCAAGGGGAACAACTTAGATGCCTCATTCAAGACAACGGAATAGGACGCAAAGCCGCCGAAGAGATTAATCAAAAACGAAACAAAACCCATCGATCATTTGCCACCTCGGCTAACCAAAATCGAATTGATTTGATGAATCAAAGCCGTAAAAAACCGATAACCGTGAACATCACAGATGGTGAAAATGGAGAAGGCACACAAGTAGAACTAATCATTCCGCTTTAG
- a CDS encoding response regulator, producing the protein MKALIIDDEKKARSLLSTILGEYCPEIEELKEAEDLPGGIKLINTFHPDVVFLDIEMPAYSGTQILDFFEPEDINFHIVFTTAYSEHAVKAFQMNAVDYLLKPLRPNQVKEAVAKVKDVLKKEGVSRQIEELKSAFEATRFSKIGLPISDGVLFVEFENIICMEADGMYTRVFTTNSGGQMVSKPLKYFVDLLENEPYFYRTHRSYLINIRHIKQYVRRDGNYIVMDNDHMVSISKEKKDEFLEIVNLL; encoded by the coding sequence ATGAAAGCCCTCATCATAGACGACGAAAAAAAAGCCCGCAGTTTACTTAGCACCATTTTGGGAGAATACTGCCCTGAAATCGAAGAACTCAAAGAGGCCGAAGATTTACCTGGAGGAATCAAACTCATCAATACGTTTCACCCAGATGTGGTTTTTCTGGATATAGAAATGCCGGCCTATTCGGGGACTCAAATCCTGGACTTTTTCGAGCCGGAAGACATCAACTTTCACATCGTGTTTACCACGGCCTACAGTGAGCATGCGGTCAAAGCCTTTCAAATGAATGCGGTGGATTACCTGCTTAAACCACTTCGGCCTAATCAGGTAAAGGAGGCCGTGGCCAAGGTGAAGGACGTCCTCAAAAAAGAAGGGGTATCCCGCCAGATTGAAGAGTTGAAGTCCGCTTTTGAGGCCACCCGTTTTTCCAAGATTGGCCTCCCAATTTCTGACGGGGTATTGTTTGTGGAATTTGAGAATATCATCTGCATGGAGGCCGATGGAATGTACACCCGGGTCTTCACCACCAACTCCGGCGGTCAAATGGTGAGTAAACCTTTGAAATACTTCGTTGATCTCCTCGAAAACGAACCCTATTTCTACCGTACACACCGCTCCTATTTGATCAATATTCGCCACATCAAACAGTATGTACGACGCGATGGCAATTACATCGTGATGGATAACGACCACATGGTTTCGATTTCCAAGGAGAAAAAGGACGAGTTTCTGGAGATCGTCAATTTGCTTTAG